Proteins found in one Labrus bergylta chromosome 8, fLabBer1.1, whole genome shotgun sequence genomic segment:
- the LOC109988822 gene encoding inactive phospholipase C-like protein 2 has product MAEFGENGSLPPLNLGDTAVPSDEAAGKTHCEVSVLNGDCGISDNMVGSGSHVAPGIQAGVETANTSVGLDGKSEIPRRSSIIKDGSRQRKERKKTVSFSSMPTEKKISSASDCISAMVDGSELKKVRSNSRVYHRYFLLDADMQSLRWEPSKKESEKAKIDVKSIKEVRTGKNTDTFRTNGTYDQISEDCAFSVIFGENYESLDLVANTADVANIWVTGLRYLISYGKHTLNMIESSQNNMRSSWLGELFDEADGNNSKQITICAAVQLVKNLSPGIKNVKIELKFKELHKAKDKAGSDVTRDEFIEVFHDLCTRPEIYFLFVQFSSNKEFLDTKDLMIFLEAEQGMAQVSEDTSLEVIQKYEPSKEGQLKGWLSLDGFTNYLMSSECHIFDPEHKTVCQDMNQPLSHYYINSSHNTYLIEDQFRGPSDVTGYIRALKMGCRSVELDVWDGPDNEPVIYTGHTMTSQIVFRSVIDVINKYAFVASEFPLILCLENHCSLKQQRVMFQHLKKILGDKIHLDHPKPEDCYLPSPFELKGKILLKGKKLSTHCTASEGEVTDEDEGAEMSQRMSIESAEQQTIASKKFQLSKDLSDLVTLCKSVEFKDFPTSFQSQKQWELCSFNEVFASRCASDFPGDFVNYNKKFLARVYPSPMRIDSSNMNPQDFWKCGCQIVAMNYQTPGLMMDLNIGWFRQNGNCGFVLRPAIMREQVSYFSANTKDSVPGVSPQLLHIKIISGQNFPKPKGSGAKGDVVDPYVYVEIHGIPADCAEQRTKTVNQNGDNPLFDESFEFQINLPELAMVRFVVLDDDYIGDEFIGQYTIPFECLQPGFRHVPLQSLTGEVLPHTLLFVHVAITNRRGGGKPHKRGLSVRKGKRSREYASMRVLLIKAVDDVFKTAMLPLREATDLRENMQNAIVSFKELCGLSAVANLKQCILALSPRLTGPDNIPLVVFNLNDQYPNMEPQGLLPEVLKKVVTTYEMVIQTSKTLLESSEGVYERILQTQKAAMEFHENLHDLAVKEGLKGRKLHKAVESFTWNITILKGQADLLKHARSEVQESLKQIHYAALTCNLSKGGSMGGSSGSESKSRRSLEAIPEKATAEDELTDEEN; this is encoded by the exons gaTGGATCAAGACAAcgtaaagaaagaaagaagacgGTATCTTTTAGCAGCATGCCCACTGAGAAGAAAATCAGCAGTGCAAGTGACTGCATCAGTGCCATGGTGGATGGCTCCGAGCTGAAGAAAGTGCGATCCAATTCACGGGTTTACCACCGATACTTTCTCCTTGATGCCGACATGCAGTCTTTGAGATGGGAGCCTTCCAAAAAGGAATCAGAAAAGGCTAAAATTGACGTTAAATCCATCAAGGAGGTTCGCACAGGGAAAAATACAGACACGTTTAGAACTAACGGAACTTATGATCAGATATCAGAGGACTGTGCTTTCTCAGTCATCTTTGGGGAGAACTACGAGTCACTGGACTTGGTGGCAAACACTGCAGATGTAGCAAACATCTGGGTTACAGGGCTTAGGTACCTAATCTCCTATGGGAAACATACATTGAATATGATAGAAAGCAGTCAAAACAACATGCGCTCATCTTGGCTAGGGGAACTTTTTGATGAGGCAGATggcaacaacagcaaacaaataACAATATGTGCTGCTGTGCAGCTAGTCAAAAATCTAAGCCCtggaattaaaaatgtgaaaatagaACTGAAATTTAAGGAGCTTCACAAAGCCAAGGACAAAGCAGGTTCTGATGTGACCAGGGACGAGTTTATTGAGGTCTTTCACGATCTTTGCACCAGACCAGAAATTTATTTCCTCTTTGTTCAGTTTTCCAGTAACAAAGAATTTCTGGATACCAAGGACTTGATGATATTTCTGGAGGCAGAGCAGGGTATGGCACAAGTCAGTGAAGACACCAGCCTAGAAGTAATTCAGAAATATGAACCATCTAAAGAGGGCCAGCTAAAGGGTTGGCTTTCTCTTGATGGATTCACCAACTATCTCATGTCTTCAGAGTGCCATATTTTTGACCCAGAACATAAAACTGTGTGTCAAGACATGAACCAGCCGTTGTCCCACTATTACATCAATTCATCCCACAACACTTACCTGATAGAAGACCAGTTCAGAGGTCCCTCTGATGTGACAGGATACATCCGGGCCCTTAAGATGGGTTGTCGCAGTGTAGAACTGGATGTGTGGGATGGGCCTGATAATGAACCTGTTATTTACACCGGTCACACAATGACATCACAGATTGTTTTTCGCAGTGTAATTGACGTCATCAATAAGTATGCATTTGTTGCATCAGAGTTCCCACTGATCCTGTGTTTAGAAAACCATTGCTCCCTGAAGCAGCAGAGAGTCATGTTCCAGCACCTTAAAAAGATCCTTGGAGACAAGATTCATCTAGATCATCCAAAACCTGAGGACTGTTATCTCCCCTCTCCCTTTGAACTGAAGGGAAAGATACTGCTCAAGGGTAAGAAACTGAGCACACACTGCACTGCTTCAGAAGGTGAGGTGACTGATGAAGACGAGGGGGCAGAGATGTCTCAAAGGATGAGCATCGAATCTGCGGAACAACAGACTATCGCATCCAAAAAATTCCAGCTGTCCAAGGACCTCTCTGATCTAGTGACATTATGTAAGTCTGTGGAGTTCAAAGACTTCCCAACATCTTTTCAGAGCCAGAAGCAATGGGAGCTCTGCTCTTTCAATGAGGTCTTTGCAAGTCGCTGTGCTAGCGACTTCCCAGGTGACTTTGTCAACTACAATAAGAAGTTCCTTGCGCGAGTTTACCCCAGCCCCATGCGCATAGACTCCAGCAACATGAACCCACAAGATTTCTGGAAGTGTGGTTGCCAGATTGTGGCAATGAACTATCAGACACCCGGCCTGATGATGGACTTAAACATCGGCTGGTTCCGTCAGAATGGGAACTGCGGCTTTGTGCTGCGTCCGGCGATCATGAGGGAGCAGGTTTCATATTTTAGTGCCAACACTAAAGATTCAGTGCCTGGTGTTTCTCCACAGCTCTTGCACATAAAGATCATCAGTGGACAAAACTTTCCAAAACCCAAAGGCTCAGGTGCCAAAGGCGATGTAGTGGACCCCTATGTGTATGTGGAAATACACGGCATTCCTGCTGATTGCGCTGAACAAAGGACTAAAACGGTCAACCAGAATGGTGACAACCCCTTGTTTGATGAGAGCTTTGAGTTTCAGATAAATCTCCCCGAGCTTGCTATGGTGCGCTTTGTGGTTCTTGATGACGACTATATTGGGGATGAATTTATCGGCCAGTATACAATCCCCTTTGAGTGTCTCCAGCCAGGTTTTCGCCATGTACCACTACAATCTTTGACAGGGGAGGTACTGCCACATACAttgttgtttgttcatgtgGCCATCACCAATCGAAGAGGAGGCGGCAAACCACACAAAAGGGGACTGTCTGTACGAAAGGGCAAGAGGAGTAGAGAGTATGCCAGCATGAGAGTGCTATTGATCAAGGCTGTGGATGATGTCTTCAAAACAGCCATGCTGCCCCTTAGAGAGGCGACGGACCTCAGAGAAAACATGCAG aATGCCATTGTGTCCTTTAAAGAGCTGTGTGGCCTTTCAGCTGTGGCTAACCTGAAGCAGTGCATTTTGGCCCTGTCCCCTCGACTGACTGGACCTGACAACATCCCTCTTGTGGTTTTTAACCTCAATGACCAGTACCCCAACATGGAGCCCCAGGGTCTGCTACCAGAGGTCCTGAAGAAAGTCGTCACTACGTATGAGATG GTGATCCAGACAAGCAAGACTCTGCTGGAGAGCTCTGAGGGGGTGTACGAGAGGATTCTACAAACCCAAAAAGCAG cgATGGAGTTTCACGAGAACCTCCACGACCTGGCTGTGAAGGAGGGGCTGAAGGGAAGGAAGCTGCACAAGGCGGTGGAGAGCTTCACGTGGAACATCACCATACTCAAG ggTCAGGCAGATCTCCTGAAGCACGCCAGGAGTGAAGTCCAGGAGAGCCTCAAGCAGATCCACTACGCCGCGCTCACCTGTAACCTGAGCAAAGGCGGATCAATGGGCGGCTCCTCCGGCTCCGAGTCTAAAAGCAGACGCAGCCTGGAGGCCATTCCCGAGAAGGCCACCGCTGAGGACGAGCTCACCGATGAGGAAAACTAA